The Gopherus flavomarginatus isolate rGopFla2 chromosome 18, rGopFla2.mat.asm, whole genome shotgun sequence genome segment TGCTCCCCCGCTCCCGTGCGCTGTGGGGGGCAGCCCCTTGGTATCGTGATGGCAAAATGCTCATTTATTCTGCCCTTTAACCAGGGCGCACTGGGGGCAGAGCATAAGTCACAGCAGCTGTGAAACCGCTCGACTTTGCACCAGCCACCCCTGGCCATTCCAGCCCCAAGTGCCCGGATGGGGCAACTGAGATTCAGGCCCTCGGTTCCCCATCCCGGGGGCAGGACAGTGGTTGGAGGGATGGGGCGGGGGCTAATGCAGCGCTGGTCAGGTGACCAGGTTGGGGGGCTTCCCCTGCAGGCCCTGTCTCTCTCCCGGCCTCCGTCGTtacagtccctctggatctcgGGTCAGATACGGCTGGGAATTGGCCTTGGCCCATTGAGGGGAATGCGCGGCCTGAGCCCAGCTGAAGCCCTGGGAGGTCTTTCCCCCTCGGTGTGTGCGAGCCGGGCTCCAGGACACTCTGTGCGTCATCTCCTCTGCCCCCGGGGCTGTATTTATATCGATCCTTCTGCAATAAAGAGATCTCGCATTTACCTACCGCGTGGCCCCCGATGCTTGGCCCCCGGACCCGGCTGCCGCACGAAATCGGAGCGGCCTGGCCCTCTGCTTCTGGATCCTGCCCCTGCTGTCCTGCACCAGACCTGGGGCTCGTCAGCCAGGTACCTCCCTCACACCCATCAGCCCAGTGGCCTGCCTTGCCCAGCATTCCcgccccccacttcctccccctccccctccctgccaccacTGGGCCCATCCACCCTggtctcctgcctcccctcactGATCCATTGACGGATCGGCCCATCAGTCCATATCCCTGTGCCCTTAATGCCCAAAGCGccaggcagagggggagggaggggggaagctgtgcatTGTGGGCAGATTCTGAGCCCCCAGGTGGGTCCCCAGGAGCTCCCCGACTCCCGATCTGCCGTCCCCTGGGCGGTGTGGAGACCCCAGCCTGTGcccctgggcaggaggcaggtCCCGGGTCGACCCTGAGTGGGATGAGGCTCGGCTGGGGGACAGGGGACGGACAAGCCTGCAGCCCCGATGACGGGGAGCCGCCCTGGGAACAGACTGTCCTGCACAGGCAGTGCtgccgggtgtgtgtgtgtgtgtgtgtgtgtgtgtgtgtatttggctCCCTCCTCACCTTTGCACCACAGGGTGGAGCGAGCGTCTCTGGCTGGTGACTCACCCCCCTGGGTGGCTGCCAGAACCCCGGAGCCCTGGCCAAGGGAAACTTGCATTCCTCCGCGGGGCTTGGGAAAGAcggggagtggggagggctgggCTAGCGCGAGTGCAGGGGTGTCCATGCAgcggaaagtgtgtgtgtgtgtcgggggcagggggagattcCAAAATCTCCATCCCTACCCCAGGACCCGGCCAGTGCCGCCCTCGGGACCAGCGGGGGATGGAGGCTAAAGCCAAGGGGCACCTCTGGTCCCTTTCACCCCGCTCACTCATGGCACTTTGCCCTCCCCCGGGGATCTCAAGTCCTGGGCACAgacgggccctgacccccagctaaaGGTCACCGAGATGGAGGAGAAAATGAGAcacagagaaggggaagggaggtcTAGTCAGAGGCAGAGCTGTGGGTGAAACCCAGGgatcctggctcctagcccttggctctaaccactagaccccactcccttccctgagctgggaatagaacccaggagtcctgtgcgTTAGCCACAGCTCCATCATTCGTTCCCTTTAGACCCCGTTCTCCGGATTTTCCACCCCAATATTTACAGTTTTCAAGAGCCCTGTTTGGATGTGAAACACAAGCGTGGGGGGAAAGGGCAGCCCCGCCCTTCCGTGCCACCCCCACGCACCCACCCCAGTGCCGGCAGATGCAGGCCCCAGTGGGGAGAAGGGCCCACCCTGGCTTTGGaaaacagctgtgggtgaggCCAGGACAAGCATTAGCTTgttaaaagaaaacagcaaacagCCAGGGCTGGGTGTGCGTGGATCCACTGCTTCTAAAGGGgctgagcagtgtgtgtgtaggTGCGCACATgtgttgtgtgtgtctgtccTTGTGCTGTGGTTTGTATGTCCATGTGCTGAAGTTGCATATTATGTATGTTTAGCGTGTGCATATTCTGTATgcatgtttttgtgtgtgttttatgtGTGTGCATGTTATGCATGTGTTTTGTGAATGTTGTGTGGGTCTATGTGCATGTGTTCTgtgatttgtgtgtgcatgttctGGTGGGACCAGccggaagtgtgtgtgtgtgtgtgtgtgtgttctggggggtggggggattcaCACTGTTAATGTCCTGTTACTACctacagcccccctccccattgGGTGCAGCCAGGGGGTTCTGGAGGAGAGACTCACTCTCTGGTTTTTACACAcaacctgcagctcctgggcccaCACAGCATCACCCCACCCGCCtcacagctccccggcacactgCGCCCCCCCTTGCCTTGCCAGAGACGCGTCCCCCATCAGCGCCACCCCGCACTCCTGATTCACACCGGAGTCAGGCCGACGGGAAGCGGCGCCTGGGGAGTTAGGCTGGGTCAGTGAGAAGGGAATCAGGCCCGGTGCCCTCAGGAGAGTGACTCTGGCTGCCTGACACCATGgcgagagaagaatcaggcctgaATCTGCACACAGGCAtcgtgtgtgggggtgggtgggttggaGGGGGATCCTCCTCTTCATTTCCAAAAGTGGAAAATCTCTGATGAAAATGGTTCGACCATTAACGAGGGTCAGGAAAAATATAATCACAACCCTGGGCAGGGCCCCACccaaagcccagccccaggagaGCAGCACGAGTGGGGTGGTCCTGCCCCCTCGTGGCTGACCGGAGAGTGAATTGTGCAATTGCATTTACACTGCGAACGGAACCCGGATTTACAATGGGAAATCTatgtgcggggggtgggggggtgatcagacagcaagtgtgaaaaatcgggacaggggctggggggtaataggcgcctatataagaaaaagatccaaaaatcgggattgtccctatacaatcgggacatctggtcaccctgggggagggagggaatctgGATCTGCACCCAGGAATCTGGGGTATTAATCTGGATTCCCAGCAGGGAATCTGGGGATGAACCTGGATGCCCACTGGGAAATGTAGGGAGGGGTGTGAAACTGGATTTACACCCATCTAACTGAGAAGGGGCTCAGGCTGGGAGGTGCAATGACACCCCCATTATTCCCCGCCCCATTCCAGATGTTACCTACTAGCCCTCGCCCCCACGCCCACATCTGCCCCCTGCGCAGCCTGCGTGTCGAATCTGCTGATTCCGATACCGGTCCAGCGACCAAAAAATTAATGGCCCCTTAGTCCGGGTTCCCTTGTCCGGCAGAGGTAGCGGGGGTGTCATGCAAGGCCGGGATTTTGTTTTGAAGGAGTGTGGAATCTGCTGATAAAAACCCTCCGCCGGCCGGCGCCCTCCATCTTTCTCCTATACCAAGATGGCGGGGGCGGCCGGAAGTAGTTCACGCGGCACTTCCGGCCCTGCCTTTCCCTCCTTTACCAAGATGGCGGCGCCCACGGGGGCTCCCGGCGGCGCGGCCGCCTCGGGCTTCCTGGGCCTGCGGGCCGAGTCCCGCGATCCCGGCGCCCCCGGCAGGCGGCGGGCCCGGGGCGGCCGCAGCCGCAAGAAGAGCTGGAAGCGCTGGGCGGGGCCCGAGGCGCGGCTGGGCCGGGAGCTGGGCGCCTTCCTGGAGGACGTGGGGCTGCAGCAGCGCGCGGCCGGGtgcgggggggccggggggggcgccgggggcaatgggggggtgtacgggggtgagggggggcgctgggggaattgagggtgaggaggtgagggggggcgccaggggcaatggggggtGTATGGCGGTGAGGGGgcgctgggggtgaggggggcagtggggggggcgtcgggggcaatgggggggtgtacggggatggggggggcgctggggggattGGGGGGTGAGGTGGTGAGGGGGGGGGCGCCAAGCGCAATGGGCGGGTgtctgggggtgaggaggggaatggggaggtgctgggggcaaTGGGCGGTGGGAGGaacttgggggggagggagggagggacatggggggcctgGGAGAAGGGGCTTGGATGGGGGGCGCTGGGAGTGGGGGCGGAGGgcttgggcgggggggggaactGGGAGTAAGACAAGGAGGGGGCCGGAGGAGGTGGGGGCTAgaaagggggcagagtggggggattggggcagaggagggaggaagcTGGGGTAGTTGGgaccctgggaaggggagagaattgGGGGGCCCCTGGTGGGGCGAGACAGATTGTTGGGGATGAGTAATGGGGGGGCGTGGGGAGGCCTTGTGGGGTGAGCTGAGGGGCTCCTGGTAAGAGAGGGGGTGATAGGCACAGGTGTGGGATGTGAGGGagtcgggggggcagggggcatgttGGGAAGCTACATGAAGGGGGGaagcctggggggctggggccgTGAAGGGGGGaagcctggggggctggggctgtgaaGGGGGGaagcctggggggctggggaagatCTCATGGGTTTGGGGTGATGGAGAATCTGGGGGCAAAGGGGGATGGGAGATCTCAAGGATCCTCATAGGTGCCAGGGGGGGCATCAAGAGGGTACAGAAGTGGGGGGGGTGTAGAACTGGGGAGGGTCTAGAGAGAGGAGTAGACATGGCTAGaatttggggaggaggagaaaaggggggGATGGCTAGGGGAGGGTTGATGGGGGGGCCCTTGGGGGTTGGGTCTGAGAGCGAGGATGAGGAGGGAGAGCTGTGAGGTGAGTGGGCACCTATGGTCCAGACTGGGGCGTGGGGGGGGCATTTTGGATCTGCTGAGGAGATCGGGGCTTTGTTGGTCCCTCCCCAGCATGTGGGAGTAACAAGGCGTCTCCCCTTCGCTCTCCAGGGGCCTGGTGGCTGAGAAGCCGGACGAGAGCCTCTTCTTCCTGGACACGGGGAGTGAGGAGAAAGGTGAGGGGGGGGTTAGCCTGtgctgtgggggtccctgcgcTTTGGGTCAGCAGGGCAGGCCCCCCCCCAGTTGGAGAACCGGGATGAGGGGCTCCCTCAGAGTCCAGTGGCTGCCTCAGCAGAGGGGCTCAGTCTCTGATCTGCTGCTTGGGGGGGATCTCTGCGAGGCACAGCCTGCTGGGGTAACCCTGAGCCTGTCCCTGAGtctgcgtgcctcagtttccccctctgtagcGGGCAGGGGCTGCAATGTAGTCCTCCGTGGCGGGGGGGCAATGCCATCCCTTTTGGGGCATCCTCGCGTCTCCGGGGTGCTGCGGAGCGTGTGGCCGGCCGTCCATCCGTGTCTCCTCTCCTCGCCACAGACCAGAAGCTGAACCGAGGCAAAGAGAAGCCCCTGCGGATAGACCTCATCCTGCAGCCGGATTCCAAGGTGCCTGCTCCCAAAGAGTGAGTCccgcccggggcaggggctgcgttGGGGTATTGGTGGCTCTCTTCTCCCATGTGTACACTGTAGGGGGGCCGGGGGGTGCTGTGCCGGGCTGGGGAGCCATCCCCATGGGGACCGTGGGTGGTTCTTTGCCTGGGGGATCCAGGGCAAGTTTCAGCGCTTCGTGCCTCGGTGTCCCCATTGGTAAAAGTGGATAATAGCAATGCAGAAGTGGGGGTGCTGGGTTTGGAagaggagtgggatctagtggttagagcaggggggctgggagccaggacgcctgggttctctccctggcactaggaggggagtggggtctagtggttagagcggggattggggggggctgggagccaggactcctgggttctctccctggcactagtagcagggggggaggggcggggggtgtcaGTCTCACACCGAGGGAGGccaagcgccccctgctggcccagagGCCTCAGCCACCCTCATCCTGTCCCGCTCcccttggcagcattttggcccATCAGGTCCCCAATGGGAAGACGCAGAAGCGGAAGCAGCGGCTGTGGGAGAAGCTGGCGGAGCGGGATGTGGTGCCCCGAGAGCAGCGCCTCCTGCAGGCCCGGCTGCAGAAAGCGCAGCTAGCAACAGCAGAGGCCTCGcacggccagcagggggcgcacgGCCAGGGTGCGGGAGCTGAGCTGGCTGGGGGCTTCTACGACATCTGGTCAGACACAAGTAAGCAGGGAACCTCTGTGGcaggggagtggagtctagtggttagagcaggggctgggagccgggactcctgggttctctccccagctctgggaggggagcgggatttagtggttagagcaggggtctgggagcgaggatgcctgggttctagtcTAAAGCCGGCCCAGATTCACGGTTTCCCATCTTTGGGGGTGACTTTGGCTAAGCTCAGCACAACCCCCAGCTAACTCCGGCCTGCGGCAGAGGGAGCAGCCGTGGGGTGGTTCTGGTCTGTACCCAGGGGCCTGAtctacccagctctgccctccggCGCCCAGTGCTCCCCCGGGGCCCAGGCCTGGCCGCTGCACGCGCCTGCTTCCTGGGGGTTTGCCTGAGACCCAGGAAACTCGCCACACAAATggagtctcccccccccccgagggctgCTGCTGATCGCCTCGAGTGCCTAGACTCGTGTCCCCGCCCGGCTGGAACGCTCCCCAGAGCTGGGAGTACCCGGCGGTGGGGGACACTCCCCAGGTCTCTCTGGCTCTCCTGGATCCCAAAGCAGAGGTGTCACCTCAGCTCCCTTCCGCGTTAACCAGCAGGCCCCACTCCCGGAgctgggatggaacccaggagtcctgcctcccaactCCCcgttctaacccactagaccccactcccctcccggagctgggatggaacccaggagtcctgcctcccaactCCCcgttctaacccactagaccccactcccctcccggagctaggacagaacccaggagtcctgcctcccagctccccgttctaacccactagaccccactcccctcccggagctaggacagaacccaggcgtcctggtgcCCCCCCACTCTGACCCCGTGTGAGGCTGTTGGTAACGGTGCCGCTCTCCCAGCAGACCCGCTCGACCGGCCGCTGGCCGGGCAGGACGCCTGGTTCCTGGAGCAGACCAAGAAGCGGAGAGTGCGGGTGAGTGGGGGGGGCCCTGCTGGGGGTGGGCACAGACCCCCCTGGGCACACGGTGCCTTGTGCGGGCGGGGGGCAGGCCCTCCCCTCCCGGCTCACCCACATTCTCTCCTCAGCGCCCTGCCAGGCTGGAGACGAAGCCGTCGGAGCTGCCGGCCGTGGAAGTCATCCCTGCGGGGGGGTCCTACAACCCCATGTTCGAGTCCCACCAggtagggggcagggggctgccccCCGGCTCAGCCTGCCCCCGGCGCATTtgcagcagtgcatgctgggaatggagtggctgtggggggaggtgtGATTTGTGGCCCCACTCTGGACTTGGGGGGCAGCTTTCCTGCCCCATGGTGTCTAGGGCTGGGGGACGGCTATGTGGGGGGGGTCCTGGACCCTGCTGAAGTGGGGGCATGTGGGTGGGTTACTGGACTCTGCTGACGTGGGGGCGCGTTGGGGGGCCCTGCTGAGGTGGGGGCGCTTGGGGGCGGCCCCAGGGCACTGTTGAggtgggggtgcatgggggagtTCTTGGGCCCTGCTGACGTGGGGGGGCACTGTTGAGGTGGGGGCGCATGGAGGGGTTCCAGGGCCCTGCTGACGTGGGGGGGCACTGTTGAGGTGGGGGCGCATGGAGGGGTTCCAGGGCCCTGCTGACGTGGGGGGGGCCCAGGGCACTATTGAGGTGGGGGCACTTGGGGGGGCCCAGGGCCCTGCTGACGGGGGAGCCTGGGGGGGGTTCCTGGGCCCTGCTGAGGTGGGGGCGCGTGGCGGGGTTCCTGGGCATTGCTGAGGTGGGGGTGCGTGGGGGGGGCCCAGGGCACTGTTGAggtgggggcgtgggggggggtTCCTGGCCCTTGCTGAGGTGGGGGTGCGTGGGGGGGGCCCAGGGCACTGTTGAGGTGGGGGCACTTGGGGGGGCCCAGGGCCCTGCTGACGGGGGAGCCTGGGGGGGGTTCCTGGGCCCTGCTGAGGTGGGGGCGCGTGGCGGGGTTCCTGGGCATTGCTGAGGTGGGGGTGCGTGGGGGGGGCCCAGGGCACTGTTGAGGTGGGGGCGTGTGGCGGGGTTCCTGGGCATTGCTGAGGTGGGGGTGCGTGGGAGGGCCCAGGGCACTGTTGAggtgggggcgtgggggggggggggttccaagGGGGCTGTTCCCACTGACCACGCGTCTCCCCCCAGGCGCTGCTGCTCCAGGCCCACGAGGTGGAGGTCAGACGGCAGAAggccgaggaaaagctgcagaggcagctgcgATTTCCCACGGCGGCCGAGGCCCCCACCCAGGTGAGAGCCCACGGGGGGCAGCCTTccggtggggctggggagcaggcaATGCCAAGCCGGCTTGGGGGGCTCCGGGGACCCCCAGGCTGTGGGTGCAGAGGAGACACGGCCagcgctccccccaccccctgtcctgtcccccACCCAATCCGCTATATTTAGCCTCTTAGGGAATCGCTTTAAGGGATGGGCCGGCCCACAGGCCACCGTCCGTAACCCCGCACGGCCGCCCCCAGCCTCCGCCCGGGGAGGGGCCCTGCTGCTCCCGGTCACGGCGGGTGACCCCGGCTGCCCTGCAGTGCCAGTCGCCGCGTCCTAtggtccccacccccaccaggctgggcacccctgggtcccagcagccCTGGCGGCTCAGGGTCAAGCGTCTCCCCCCTCGCAAAGCTCCCTAGAGAATGGGGGGGTTGCAGCCCATGTCCCCTTGGAGTCCTGTCCCCCCCTTTCTAACCCCTAGGCCCTACTCCCTTCCCGGTGGTGGGGCCAGAGCCCCGAGTGCCCATCCCTGTCTCACAGCCGTTGCTCACTCTGCCCGCAGGAGACAACCTTCCAGGAGCAGTGCGAGGGGCTGCTCGAGGAGTCGGCTGACGAGGGGGGCGAGGAAGAGGCGCCCGATGAacccccagcccctggggcaacCCCACCTCCGGCCCCCTTGCATGAGAAGAAAACagagcagcagcgcagaagggaGAAGGAAGCCAAATTCCTGGTGCCTAATTCCCCTTGGTTTCGGCGTGCGTGGGGGGCTGGGATATGCCCCCAGTGTGATCCAGACCTCGTCAATGGTGACTGGCGGATGGATGGCAGCTGGCTGGTGCCCTCTGCCATGATCCCATGGGGTGGGATGTCTGGGGCGAGCCCCCCTGCCATTGCCTGTGGATACCCCAGTGCCCCCTTACCCCAGGCCAGGTTCCCCGGGAGGCGAGTTGCAGGGGGGCAGGTCCCCGATCCCCCTGGGGCTGCAGATCGCCCTTGAGAAGCGGCTTGTCCACAGCCTCCCGGCCCCGTGCCAGAGCAAGCGTCATTCCCGGCGCTGCAGCATGGGGCCATCTGCTGTGCCCAGCCGCTGCCATCTGCTCCCAGCACCACATGCGGGGGCCTGGctcgcacccccacccccatgctgggGTCCTCCTCTTTGGGGGGGCACTCGGGAGGGGCAGTCGTTAGCAGCTGGGTATGGGGAggtgcagcactggtagctgggggagccaggactcctgggttctctccctggctctgggaggggagtgggggctggtggttagagcaggggggcctgggagccaggactcctgggttctctccccggctctggaaggggagatggggctggtgggttagagcaggcggggctgggagccaggacacctgggttctctccgagctccgggaggggagcaggggctggtgggttagagcaggcggggctgggagccaggacacctgggttctctccgagctccgggaggggagcaggggctggtggttagagcagggggggctgggagccaggactcctgggttctctccccggctctggaaggggagtgggggctggtggtaagagcagggggggctgggagccaggactcctgggttctctccctggctctgggaggggagtggggcttggtggttagagcagtgggggctgggagccaggactcctgggttctcatcacggctccaggaggggagtgggggctggtggttagagcaggggggctgggagccaggattcctgggttctctccccggctctgggaggggagtgggggctggtggttagagcaggggggtgactgggagccaggactcctgggttctctccctgactctgggaggggagtggggcctagtggttagagcagggggggtgactgggagccaggactcctgggttctctccttggctctgggaggggagtggggcctagtggttggggggggggaccaggctgtgggggctgctggcagggcgggggcagcgccGTGCCGGATCTGACCCGCTCCACTCCCTGCAGGAGGCCCGGCGGCTGGGCGAGAAGGCAGCGCGGTGCCGGCGGCAGGAGCTCTTCCAGCTCCGCTCCATTCGGCTGCAGGTGAAACGGCGCGAGGCCGAGCTGCTGCGCCGGAGGCGGGCGCGGCTGGCGAAGAGACGGGCTGAGGCCACCAAGCCCCGGAGGCTGGGCAGGCTCAAGTGAGCGTGGGGGGGGCCTGTCCCTCTGGGGGTGGCGGGCACATGGGCAGGGctctccggggggtgggggggggaatgtcCCAGGTGCCGGACCCCTGGGGATGCGTGAGGGCTAAAGGGGGGTGTTGTACGGGGGCGCTGGGAACCGGGGGTGCCAGGCAGGATATGCAAGGGGCCCTGGGGTGAAGCGGGTGTAGGGAGCTGGCACGTAAAGGGGACTCTGGCAGGTGCTGTTTCTGGCTTGGGGGGTGTCTGTTTTCAGGGTAcacacatggggggagggatgctCCTTTTCTaacacaaccccccacccccaccccctgttctcTCTCCGGCAGATACGAAGACCCCGACCTGGAGGTGCAGCTGAGTACGGAGCTGGCCGAGTCCCTGCGGACGCTGAAGGTGGGTGCCAGCGCCCATCTCCCTGGCGCCTGGGCTGGTCGGTGCCCCTGGGGCTCGGTGTTTTGGGAGGGGCTGACGCTGGTGCCCTGTGATGAGACCCATCCTTGCGCTACGAGGATTCGcagcaatgcatgctgggaatgTGAAGGTCACCCGGGGGTTCCCGGGCCCTGCCCAGTGGGGAAGGACCTGGGGACTGAGGGCACCAGACGTAGCCCCGTTCTCGTGCGGTGCCCAGCAACAGGCCAGCTGCCCAGTTGGCAGTGAGCACCATGTCCCGTGCGTCTAGTCCGGTCCCAGCCTCTGCTGGCCTGGTGCTGCCCCCCAGTGAATGATTAGGGGATATCCTGCCTGCAGGGGCAATTCCTGCCTGACCCTCATGGCTGGCAGCTGCCTCCTGCCCTGACGCATGAGAGTTTATAGCCCGTTGTTCTATGAGGAGTGCCAACGGCtagcccccccactcccccatctctgcaccccctccttgctctcaagtatcagaggggtagccatgttagtctggatctgtaaaagcagcaaagaatccggtggcaccttacagactaacagacggttTGGAGcctgagttttcatgggtgaatacccacttcgtcagatgcaggtgTCGCTAGCACTGCCCTCCTGCACAACACTTCTGTGACTTGGGGGCCCCACGACACCCCCAGCAGGTAcccagggcgctgccttccccaCTCCATCTCCTTcgccagctgcagctctggggcctcAGCTGATGGAGTGTCTAGTGGGAGAGGAACCAGCTTCCTCTCTGCCCCGTGGGCCCCCCCACCCGgtctggggcagtgggggaggggccgaaGGGGGGTGGTTTAGCGCTCAAACTCTTCCGGGGGCGGGGGAGTGTTCGCTCCCTTCGTCTCCCCATCTGGCTGCTCTGAGGAttgttccccccgcccccccatgctgcctcttGAAGCTCAGGGGTGCGGGGGaggtcccagccctgtgctgggcgcTGAGATCCGGGGCCAAGCCCCTGTGCCCtgaggctggggtgtggggcagcCTCCCCTCAGCCAGGCACAGACTGACCCCCCCGTCTCTCGCTCAGCCCGAGGGCAGCATCCTGCGCGACCGATTCAAGAGCCTGCAGAAGAGAAACCTGATTGAGCCCCGCGAGCGAGCCAAGTgagtggggggggcacagggctggggggccccACGGCAGTGGGCACCCTGGGCCTGCTCCGCGAGGGGGGAGATTGGCAGGAGAATCCCGACCCCCACATGCCCCGGGGGGGGTCTCTGCCTGTTGGCTGATGCCCTGGGACTGTTTGGGCAGCATGGGCATCTCTAGCCATGCGCGGGGCATTGAGGTGCTGGAcccagcactggggagggggggcacgggcacctccccctcccccacaggttcCAAatcgggctctggctgggggggccAGAGCTCATCCTGGGTCCCTCCCCCGCTCGGTGGGTTTATTTGAGGGGCCAGTGCCCCGTTCCTTGGGTCTGGGAACTAACCCCCCGTCCCCGTCGCCCCCCAGGTTCAAGAGGAAATACCGGCTGAAGTACGTGGAGAAGAGGGCCTTCCGCGAAGTCACGTGAGTGGGGTCGTGGGGGGACCcgtgggatgggggtggagatatggggcagggctggcccctCCCCTGGAGTTACTCCGCTCCGGGG includes the following:
- the NOP53 gene encoding ribosome biogenesis protein NOP53 isoform X2, translating into MAAPTGAPGGAAASGFLGLRAESRDPGAPGRRRARGGRSRKKSWKRWAGPEARLGRELGAFLEDVGLQQRAAGGLVAEKPDESLFFLDTGSEEKDQKLNRGKEKPLRIDLILQPDSKVPAPKDILAHQVPNGKTQKRKQRLWEKLAERDVVPREQRLLQARLQKAQLATAEASHGQQGAHGQGAGAELAGGFYDIWSDTNPLDRPLAGQDAWFLEQTKKRRVRRPARLETKPSELPAVEVIPAGGSYNPMFESHQALLLQAHEVEVRRQKAEEKLQRQLRFPTAAEAPTQETTFQEQCEGLLEESADEGGEEEAPDEPPAPGATPPPAPLHEKKTEQQRRREKEAKFLEARRLGEKAARCRRQELFQLRSIRLQVKRREAELLRRRRARLAKRRAEATKPRRLGRLKYEDPDLEVQLSTELAESLRTLKPEGSILRDRFKSLQKRNLIEPRERAKFKRKYRLKYVEKRAFREVTL
- the NOP53 gene encoding ribosome biogenesis protein NOP53 isoform X1, with translation MAAPTGAPGGAAASGFLGLRAESRDPGAPGRRRARGGRSRKKSWKRWAGPEARLGRELGAFLEDVGLQQRAAGGLVAEKPDESLFFLDTGSEEKDQKLNRGKEKPLRIDLILQPDSKVPAPKDILAHQVPNGKTQKRKQRLWEKLAERDVVPREQRLLQARLQKAQLATAEASHGQQGAHGQGAGAELAGGFYDIWSDTTDPLDRPLAGQDAWFLEQTKKRRVRRPARLETKPSELPAVEVIPAGGSYNPMFESHQALLLQAHEVEVRRQKAEEKLQRQLRFPTAAEAPTQETTFQEQCEGLLEESADEGGEEEAPDEPPAPGATPPPAPLHEKKTEQQRRREKEAKFLEARRLGEKAARCRRQELFQLRSIRLQVKRREAELLRRRRARLAKRRAEATKPRRLGRLKYEDPDLEVQLSTELAESLRTLKPEGSILRDRFKSLQKRNLIEPRERAKFKRKYRLKYVEKRAFREVTL